A genomic window from Streptomyces sp. WMMC940 includes:
- a CDS encoding endonuclease domain-containing protein — protein MAKRVTPCRTGGLIPLGAADALWAGLTTDSAVPTASAAFTSSPADARAGYVLLGGRAVATVQASGGQWSVPEIEVRRAAAELDAVEMDRRDLVRVGPFRGAPQGDHMERQPLRWRRRIIRELQELGDPERAARHDGGRPYHLAGIDWRRILVERTGDRTARTWWLPRAVVRLLDAAEHTEAQWLRAARTRQEGAAATDPPSRHRQAPAADGRQTTSPHCPTTPPRAYDGELQGHLYSVLSRKPGISRKVAGWMCAVCRTAPAAVLDHCHEHGYVRAPVCHSCNTQERPDHLYRNDIRVADHYTPLFHTHAVDWLRHWHRCPGCRTRTTLPLPHLAAWTAHTACRSQRPTHRDPRGSRARKPCGVLRVSWTGSQNAPRSCLLTVAVDFCPSGEHRVLARVPYREAAHRFGTWLAETAPAVAAAAGPDSLDGLPTRFRPVVADTSSEGLALF, from the coding sequence ATGGCAAAGCGTGTCACCCCCTGCCGTACGGGCGGCCTGATCCCTTTGGGCGCCGCCGACGCTCTGTGGGCCGGCTTGACGACCGACAGTGCCGTGCCGACGGCTTCCGCGGCGTTCACTTCCTCTCCTGCCGATGCCCGGGCGGGGTACGTCCTGCTCGGCGGTCGTGCGGTGGCGACGGTGCAGGCGAGCGGCGGGCAGTGGAGTGTTCCGGAGATCGAGGTGCGTCGGGCGGCAGCGGAACTGGACGCGGTGGAGATGGACCGCCGGGACCTGGTTCGCGTCGGTCCGTTCCGTGGCGCACCGCAGGGCGACCACATGGAGCGGCAGCCGCTGCGATGGCGCCGGCGCATCATCCGGGAACTGCAGGAGTTGGGCGACCCCGAGCGGGCAGCACGACATGACGGCGGTCGGCCGTACCATCTGGCGGGGATCGACTGGCGGCGGATACTCGTGGAACGAACCGGCGACCGCACGGCGCGTACGTGGTGGCTGCCGCGCGCCGTGGTCAGGCTCCTGGACGCGGCCGAGCACACCGAAGCGCAGTGGCTGCGAGCCGCACGGACCCGTCAGGAAGGCGCAGCCGCCACCGACCCGCCCTCCCGCCACCGGCAGGCCCCAGCCGCCGACGGTCGGCAGACGACGAGCCCTCACTGCCCAACCACCCCACCGCGCGCGTACGACGGGGAACTGCAGGGCCACCTGTACTCGGTGCTCAGCAGGAAACCCGGCATTTCCCGCAAGGTGGCCGGATGGATGTGTGCCGTCTGCCGCACCGCACCTGCCGCCGTACTCGACCACTGCCACGAACACGGCTATGTCCGCGCCCCCGTCTGCCACTCCTGCAACACACAAGAACGCCCCGACCACCTGTACCGCAACGACATCCGCGTGGCCGACCACTACACACCTCTCTTCCACACCCACGCCGTCGACTGGCTCCGCCACTGGCACCGCTGCCCCGGCTGCCGCACCCGCACGACCCTCCCACTGCCACACCTCGCCGCCTGGACCGCCCACACAGCGTGCCGATCACAGCGCCCGACCCACCGGGACCCCCGCGGCTCCCGCGCCCGCAAACCCTGCGGTGTGCTGCGCGTGTCCTGGACGGGTAGTCAGAACGCGCCCCGTTCCTGCCTGCTCACCGTTGCCGTCGACTTCTGCCCGTCCGGTGAGCACCGTGTCTTGGCGCGGGTCCCCTACCGTGAAGCCGCCCATCGGTTCGGCACCTGGCTGGCCGAGACCGCTCCTGCCGTGGCCGCCGCGGCCGGGCCCGACAGCCTGGACGGCCTTCCCACCCGGTTCCGGCCAGTCGTCGCGGACACCAGCAGTGAGGGCCTGGCACTGTTCTGA
- a CDS encoding class I SAM-dependent methyltransferase — protein sequence MDTSGRRTVWDTTEVADDFVLWDDTVGWLWGYPFVFEQLRLAQPDVRVLVDVGCGPGKVARRAAEDHGLQVHAVDISPRMLALAAARHGQPRITFHQAFGWDLSFLDHASADAVMSCFVLVCIARREQAEAMAAEAHRVLRPGGRFAVLNAHPSHVGVTFDSFQIGRPGGTYRAGDQIPVRLRRTDGAWVDIVDTYWPAESYHEMLSHAGFARVWQTVPLPADVRRRHGAGATAPERWATERTTPPFLLVVGER from the coding sequence GTGGACACATCCGGCCGACGGACGGTCTGGGACACCACCGAGGTTGCCGACGACTTCGTCCTGTGGGACGACACGGTCGGGTGGCTGTGGGGCTACCCCTTTGTGTTCGAGCAGCTGCGCTTGGCGCAACCGGATGTAAGGGTCCTGGTGGACGTGGGCTGCGGCCCCGGGAAGGTCGCGCGCCGTGCCGCCGAGGACCACGGCCTCCAGGTGCACGCGGTGGACATCTCTCCGAGGATGCTGGCCCTCGCGGCCGCCCGACACGGCCAACCCCGTATCACCTTCCACCAGGCCTTCGGCTGGGACCTGTCGTTCCTTGACCATGCCTCGGCGGACGCGGTGATGTCCTGCTTCGTGCTCGTCTGCATCGCGCGGCGGGAGCAAGCCGAGGCCATGGCGGCCGAGGCGCACCGGGTGCTGCGGCCCGGTGGCCGCTTTGCCGTCCTCAACGCCCACCCCAGTCACGTCGGCGTGACCTTCGACAGCTTCCAGATCGGCCGACCCGGTGGGACCTACCGGGCGGGCGACCAGATACCGGTACGGCTGCGTCGGACGGACGGCGCGTGGGTGGACATCGTGGACACGTACTGGCCCGCCGAGAGCTACCACGAGATGCTGAGCCACGCAGGCTTCGCCCGTGTGTGGCAGACCGTACCGCTGCCGGCCGACGTCCGGCGGCGGCATGGCGCCGGGGCCACCGCCCCGGAGCGCTGGGCGACGGAGCGGACGACGCCACCGTTCCTCCTGGTCGTCGGTGAAAGATGA